From a single Kryptolebias marmoratus isolate JLee-2015 linkage group LG6, ASM164957v2, whole genome shotgun sequence genomic region:
- the LOC108229174 gene encoding extensin-like codes for MSQGESQVPPGQPRSSRQPRPHPETGQEESTQPRRASQPEQPQGEAAQPPSESQSTPQMHPRKTRGPTKRLPQPAHKHQTRTPKHRPHKGRRPRFEESARIHPTSMSPALRPHLRHPAASHPPSHSKPQQQGSSPARYHPSTIRNCNQAGTTEPRNHAEPPPKYKDRTDPAVKHPRKSPGTATTKPSPTTALRPTKAPAALDPKKDATPPQLLQSSLAHPTSKANIPPMARPAGQENMEPAKPPGPRRQPQAAHETTHEPAPARDPHPSPPTDPDQVQPASHPATSQDAHHRPIRPTTTTNQPQARGQSSRKKQ; via the exons ATGAGCCAAGGCGAGAGCCAGGTGCCACCCGGACAACCCCGGTCCAGCCGCCAGCCCCGACCCCATCCAGAGACAGGCCAGGAAGAGTCCACCCAGCCCCGACGAGCCAGCCAGCCAGAGCAGCCCCAGGGTGAAGCAGCCCAACCACCCAGCGAGTCCCAATCCACCCCGCAGATGCACCCCCGCAAGACCCGAGGTCCCACCAAGAGGCTACCCCAACCAGCGCACAAACACCAAACACGGACCCCCAAACACAGACCCCACAAAGGTAGGCGCCCCAGGTTCGAAGAGTCAGCCAGAATACACCCCACTAGCATGAGCCCAGCACTTCGCCCCCACCTCAGGCACCCTGCCGCATCCCACCCTCCATCACACAGCAAGCCGCAACAGCAAGGTAGCAGCCCCGCACGATACCACCCCAGCACCATACGGAACTGCAACCAAGCAGGCACCACTGAGCCACGCAACCACGCCGAACCCCCACCCAAATACAAGGACAGGACCGACCCTGCCGTCAAGCACCCCCGCAAGAG TCCCGGGACAGCCACCACCAAGCCCAGCCCCACCACCGCCCTCAGACCAACCAAAGCCCCAGCTGCCCTAGACCCGAAAAAGGACGCGACCCCTCCACAGCTCTTACAATCCTCTCTGGCACACCCAACCAGCAAGGCCAACATCCCCCCGATGGCGCGACCAGCAGGGCAGGAGAACATGGAGCCCGCCAAGCCACCCGGTCCACGCCGGCAACCCCAGGCTGCCCATGAAACAACACATGAGCCAGCACCAGCCAGGGACCCACACCCGAGCCCACCCACTGATCCAGACCAAGTACAACCCGCCAGCCACCCCGCGACATCACAAGATGCACACCACCGCCCCATCCGCCCGACAACGACCACAAACCAGCCCCAGGCTAGAGGccagagcagcaggaagaagcagTAG